The Aquicella siphonis DNA segment TAACGTCTATCCAGCTCGCCGATTCAGGCAGGGTTGTTTTTTGTGTGATCGCGAGAAAATGCTGATAAATCCCGATGCGGCTGTCACCCTCCAGTAATTCACTGATTCGCCTAGACATGTTTCGCTCAAGAGAGGCGCATAGTTCATAGCAAACCCATTCTGCCATGACTTCTGGCTGGGTTTGCAGGCTCGCCGCCATGCCCGTTATTTCTTCGCTGACAGCATTGACGTTGTCAACCCTGGAATTCAACCAGTGCGGATTTTTCATGCATAACGAATAGAGACGGGATGCAAATCCGCTGACCTGACAATGAAATTTGGCTTCCTGAGTGTCGGGATGCTGATTCAGCAAAAGGACCAGCGTATTGATGGGCAGAATTTCATTGATGATCAGGCTGGCGATCGCATTGTCAAGCAGGATGCTGCATTGCGGATGGGGAAGTTTGCTGAATTCACTCCAGTCAACATTCTTGCGGGCGAAAAAGTCCGCATACAACATGCTCACCAGTATGTCCTTGAGTTCATACGGAATGGTCATGATCTGACGGCAGGAAATCTTTCCGCGTTGAATGAGCGCGGTTATGGCGGGATGGATCAATAACCTCGCTCGTCTTGAAGAGAGAGATTGTATGTCTGCCAATTCAATTTGCCGCGTCTTTAACAATTCAAAATAGACCGGGTGCGTGACAACCAGCATTTCATCCTGATTCATTCCTTTCGCGATATCCACCGTCATGATGCCGTGCTGAACGAGTGCGATGACAGTGGGATGGAGCAAGTTGTCCGCTTGTCGTTCACTTAAGGACAAGACGGTTTGGATGTTGATGGCACGGCTGTCAAGTTGTGCCAGCCAATGAGGGTGCGTGAGAATTTTGCGCGCGCCATTGGAAGTTCCAAGACGCTTTGCATAATGATGAAGATGGAGCTTATCTGATAAATGCCGGATGGCTGAACGCATGGCGAGATCCAGGGCGGAGGATTCGGCGCGTTTGATAATGTCTTGCATGTAGAGATTTTCTTCGCGGTCATCGAGAAAATTCGAACGCAAGTCAGCTACGCGGGCTGTGCGGGTGATGGTACCGGATCCGGGCAGATTGATTTGCACATCCACATGGGCGCTGCGGTTGACAATGATCAAGGGATCGTCCGGGTCATCCGACAGAACTTCTACGTCTTCAGCAATCCGCAAGGCTTGGGTGTAGATTTTGTCGCGCAGAACCGGCAATTGCCAGGGATTGTCACCGCCGTCAACCGGAGCGCTTTCACTCTTGAAATCCGCAGTCCAATTTTCCTGGGGGATGGCCTGACGTAAGGATTCCCGGTTCCAGCGCGATGGCTGCCGCCCGGACGCCAGCAAACGTTCTGTGATGAGATCAAGAATGTATGCTTGTATCTCCCCCACTTTGACAGCGGGTCCCAGGCGGTCAAGTCCCTGAAAATGTGCTGCAGGGTGATAATAACATTCGCGAATCCAGTAAAAATCATGATCTGCATTAACGGGATTTTCCAGAGCCTGAATGATTTCCGCTTCTTTTTGCAAAAATCCTGTTTCATCCTCGGGGAAATCCAGGAGATGGATGAGTGAGCTGGACAGGGTCCGTTTTTGTTCGCTGTTAAGAGGCATGCTATCTGCTCCTTTCTTTTTGTGTTTCTGCTAAAAATTCATTTGTTTCAGGACTGGTGAGGATTTTTTTACTGTCAGGATGTCCATCACCCGTATCCGCTCACAGCATTGATTTAACAGCTGGCAGTGATTGCGCGAAGTATCGGCTGGAACATTCACGTGAAACAGAGACAATACGTTGGAATGCGAAGCCGGAACATCCTTGTTATCAAGAAATTTGACTGTTGCAAGCGTTTTCTGTATTTGATCAGCCAGATTCAAGGCGCAGGCCACGTGCTCTGTCCAGTCGTCATCTTCATCAAAGCGAGGATTATCTGTTATCACTGACAGATGAGATAACAAGGCATCAAGCGGTTTATTCAATAAGGGCTGGTCTTCCAATTCGTGTTGAAGCCGGTTCAATTCAAATTTCATATAGACTGCGTATCGCAACAAAAGGCTTTGCTTGAATGTCTCTGCCGTCACACAGCAATCCGCCGCTGCGCCGGACAAATCGTCGAGAACGGTTTGCAGACTGTCAGCCTGGCCGTTGATTTGTGCGGGGTGGCCGCAGGCGGCCAGGTATAGGCGTTTGATGAACGCCTTGCAATAAAGGCGATAAAATGTATATCCATCCAGCGGATGCAGCTCCCGGCATTCTATCAGGCCTGAGTCAACCCAATCCAGAAACCGGGGGTGCGCTTCCAGAGTCCGGATGGTTTCGCTGGAAAAATTCAGTATATCGGTGATGGGAAGTGACCCGTTAGTGACGCCTCTCGCGGTTTTTCCGTTTAGCATCCAGCGGGACAGATCTTCAGTGATTTGGCTAAACGCAGGCCAGGGGACGGATTTGGCTGTGAAGTATCGTTCATACATGCTGCACATCAAGACCGGCTTGAAGTGGATGGGCAGCTTGCACGCATCGAGAAATTGAAGCGCGCCGGTCTGGATCAGATTGGCAACCAGCGGCAAGATCAGAAGCTTGAAATTTTCATCGGTGACACGGCACACATCCAGAAAGTGGATTCGCTGGTTCGTCAGCATGGCATAATAGACAGGATGAGTGACAATGCTTAATTCGGCATCGTTCAACCCGAAGGCAATATTCAGTGAACAAAGATTCCGGCTTAGCAATTCATAAACGGCTGGCTGGGAAAGATTATGGAGTGCGCGGTTGGATAATTTCAGTAAATCAGAAAATTGCAGTCCTCCGAATCGGGTCTTTAGCAATGCAATAACAGGCGATTGTGTGAAATGATGCGCGGCGCTGCCGGATACCTGTAACACGTCGGTGAATGAAATATTACCTTTACACAATTCTTCAAAATAATATACATGCGTGATGATTTCACTGACGGGTTGAGAAACAGCCATGTCATGGAAGACCAGGTGATGGTTGATGCCGGCATCATCGCTGTCTTGTTCGTCATCCGCCTGAAACCCCCTGTTGAATTCCGCGGCGCCCTGCTGTTCGGCTATATCCCTCGTGACCAGACGCAAGTCGCTTAATTTTTGCAGCGCACAGCGCGCGGCATAGTTTTCAGCGACGGCTTTTGCGGTAGGTTTGAGTGTCTCGATATAGAGGGTTTCGTCTTCATCGGATTGGAATTCATGCCGAGGGATCGCATCGCCAAAAAAAATTTTCGCCGTGTGAGTTTCGCCGGGAGCAAGCCTGATGGAGGCGGTGACATAAAAACGCAGGTATTCGCTTATTGTCGTTTCATCCGCATCGTCATCTTCATCATCGCCACTGTTATCGTCATCAGATATCTCGAAATCCAGAATAATATCCATTCCTATCATGCCGTCATAAATTCTGCCATCCAGTCCCTGTAACTCGTAAGGGTGCTCGAAATTATCCACGACAGACTTTTCGGCGACAAAGTGGCTGGACCAGGAAGGGCTTGCGCGCAGCGGGGCGAGCAGGGTGTCCGGATTCCAGAGAAGACAGGGATTCCCGGTGCGGTTCAGGCATAGGGTAATGTATTCAATCAGGTATTCCTGAACTTCACCCTGGGTCACGGCGGGGCCCATCTTGGAAATGTTTTGAAAATACACGGCCGGATTTTCCAGGCATTTTTTTAGCCAGCAAAATTCATTATCCGGGGATTCGGGCTGGGTGAAGGCATCGGTGAGTAATTTTTCATCCTTAACGAAGTCGCTGGGATCTGCCGGGAAATCTAGTAAATGATCTATTGATTTTTCTATGGTGCGTTTTTGCTCATCATTTAACGGCATTCGTTCACCTCCCTGGCCTTTCTTTCTGTGATCATAAGGCATAATTACTTAAGATATTCTTAACATTCTGAAATCAAGGCGAATATCCTCTTGTTCGCAGGAGAAAAAGGAAGAGGGCGGCAGCGGCGCCAGGGGCGGCATGCCCATTTCCTCTTCTGTTTTCCATGTTAAAACGCTATACTCCTCTCCCTCTGGCAGGGTCGATACACCTTAAGCTATAAAGGAAAAATCTGTGGCAAAAAGAACACCATTCTATGATTTACACCTCAAGGCCAATGCAAAAATGGTTGATTTTGCAGGCTGGGACATGCCTCTTCACTATGGCTCGCAAATACAGGAACACCACCAGGTCAGACAGCATGCCGGTATGTTTGATGTGTCTCACATGGGTGTGGTGGACTTGCGCGGGACAGGCGTCCAGGATTACCTGCGCAAGCTGCTGGCAAATAATATAGACAGACTGGTTGAAGGCAAGGCGCTGTACACATGCATGCTGAAGGAAAGCGGCGGTGTGATTGATGATTTGATTGTCTATAAAATCAGCCATGATTTATATCGTGTCGTCATCAATGCCGGTACCCGTGAGAAAGATCTTGCCTGGATGAGGATGCAAGCCGGCTCATTTGATGTTGCCCTGACGGACCGCGCCGATCTTGCTATGCTTGCTATCCAGGGCCCTGAAGTAAAAGACAAGATTGCGCAGTTATTTCCTCCCGAACAGCTGGATGCGATACGCAGCTTAAAGCCTTTTACATTCGTTGTGTTTAATGACTGGTTTGTTGCTCGCACGGGCTATACCGGCGAAGACGGTTATGAATTGATTTTGCCGGCGGTGTCCGCTGCGGATTTGTGGCAGGCTTGTATCGCAGCCGGCATAGCTCCCTGCGGCTTGGGTGCGCGTGATACCTTGCGCCTCGAGGCGGGCTTGAATCTTTATGGCTCGGACATGGATGAATCGGTGACCCCCCTGGAATCCAATCTTGCCTGGACAGTGGTGATGGAACCGAAGAGCCGGGAATTTATCGGCCGTCAAGCCCTGGAAAAACAATCAGAACAAGGACTCAGGCAGCGGCTGGTCGGACTGGTTCTGGATGGCCCGGGCGTGATTCGCAATCATCAGAAAGTGATAGTCGCGGGAAATGGTGTGGGTGAGGTGACCAGCGGGGGATATTCTCCCACATTGGAAAAAAGCATTGCCCTGGCGCGGGTTCCGGTTGAAACCGGCCCGCAGTGTTTTGTTGAAATCCGTAATAAGCAGGTTCCGGCGCTAGTCATCAAACCGCCGTTTGTGCGCCATGGCAAAAAAGTATTTTAGGAGTAACGATAATGAGTAACATACCGCAAAAACTGCAATACACAAAAACCCATGAATGGGTGAGAAAAGATGAAGAATATCTGACGATAGGCATTACTGACCATGCGCAAACCATGCTGGGTGATCTGGTTTATGTGGAATTACCCGAAGTGGAGTCCAGTTTTGACGGGGGGCAGGAATGCGCTGTGGTGGAATCCGTTAAAGCCGCCGCTGATATCTATTGTCCCATTTCCGGGGAAGTGGTGGAAGTGAACGAGGCTGTGATTGAAAACCCTCAGCTGATTAATGAAGACCCGTATGGAAAGGGCTGGCTGATCCGCGTTCGTCCGCATGATCAGGTTTTGGCCGCATTATTGAGCGCGGATGAATATTCAAAGGTCGTGGCATCCGAAGCGCATTGATATCAAAAAGAGATCCGAGGGGTGAAGTTGTATGCCGTTCATACCGCACACAGAGCAAGATGTAAGGGAAATGCTGGACACGATAGGAATTCAGAAACTGGAAACCCTGTTTGATGAAATTCCTGATTCATTGCGCAAAGCCTCACTGGAAGGGATTCCTTCAGGTATTTCTGAAATGGAACTGGGACGGCTCATGCGCGAACGCGCGCAGCAGGATGGCGGAATGACTTGCTTTATCGGCGCCGGCGCCTATGAACATCACATCCCTGCCGCTGTATGGGACGTCGCCGCCCGGGGAGAGTTTTATACCGCATACACCCCTTATCAGGCGGAAGCCAGCCAGGGTTCGCTGCAATTGATATACGAATACCAGACCATGATGGCCAATCTGATGGCACTGGAAGTATCTAATGCTTCTCTCTATGACGGCGCCTCGGCGCTTGCTGAAGCGATACTGATGGCGGTGCGTCTGGGCAGCAAAAAACACAAGACGAGTATTTTGCTTCCGCGGTCCATTCATCCTCATTATCGTGAAGCCGCGCAGACCATTGTCGGTCAGCAGAATATCAAGCTGATAGAAGTTCCCTATCACAAAGATACCGGCAGAATAGAAATGAACACCCTGGACACATTATTGAACGATGATGTGGCGGCTTTCGTGATACCGCAACCGAATTTTTTTGGTGCGCTGGAAGAAGTGGACGAATTGACAGACTGGGCGCGTGAAAAAGAAATTCTTTCCATCGCGGCGGTCAATCCCATGGCCATGGCCTTGCTGAAACCGCCTGGCCAATGGGGCAGGGAGGGCGTGGATATCGCATGCGGCGAGGGTCAGCCGCTGGGTATTCCCATGGCATCCGGCGGCCCTTATTATGGAATTTTATGCGCCAAAAAAGCGCATGTGCGGCAAATGCCCGGCCGAATCGTGGGACGCACCGTCGATGTTGAGGGCAAAAGCGGTTATGTGTTGACCATGCAGGCTCGCGAACAGCATATTCGGCGCGCCAAGGCGACTTCTAATATTTGCACCAATCAGGGGCTGATGGTGACCGCTTCCACAATTTATATGAGTCTCATGGGCCCTCAGGGTTTGCTTCGAACAGCAGCGTTATGCCATGAGAGGACGCGGGAATTGAAACAGGAATTAACAGCGATTCCCGGTGTGGAAGCTGTGTTCCGGGCGCCATTTTTCAATGAAATCGTGGTCAGGCTGAACAAGCCGGTCGAGCAGATGCTGAAAGAACTGGCGGCCCGCAAAATACAAGGTGGCTATGCGCTCGGCCAGAAATACCCCGAGCTGTCCGATTGTCTGCTGATTTGCGCGACGGAAACCAAAACGACTGATGATATCAAACTATTTGCAAAACATCTTCGCGATGTCCTTGAGGGGAGAAAACTCGCATGTCCGGCCTAATTTTTGAAAAATCACGAAGCGGCCGCGGCGCCAAGGCGCAATGGCCGACGCACTCAGAGCTTGCATGTGATGACATACCCGCGTCAATCCTGCGGGCGGATCCGCCGGCCTTGCCTGAAACGTCTGAACTGCAAGTAGTGCGGCATTACACCAATTTGTCCAAGAAAAACTTTTCCATAGACACGCATTTTTATCCTCTTGGCTCTTGCACCATGAAATATAATCCGCGCGGCGTGCACCGGATAGCATCTATGGATGGATTTTTAAATCATCATCCCTTGTCGCTGGAAGAAAACAGCCAGGGATTCATGGCATGCGTTTATGAGTTGCAGGAAATACTGAAAGCAGTGACGGGCATGAAAGGCGCGGCGTTGTCGCCCATGGCGGGTGCGCAGGGGGAGTTCGCCGGTGTCGCCATGATTCATGCTTATCACCGTGCCCGCAATGACCTGGAACGTGATGAAATTCTTGTTCCAGACGCGGCGCATGGAACGAATCCCGCTTCCGCCGTACAGTGTGGTTACAAGGTGCGCGAGATTCCCACCGGGCCGGACGGCAACGTGGATATCGAAGCTCTCAAAGCTGCGGTCGGGCCCAAAACCGCGGGAATCATGCTTACCAATCCTTCCACACTGGGAGTGTTTGAAGAAAAAATTGAAGAAATCGCGAAAATCATCCATCAGGCAGGCGGCCTGCTTTATTACGATGGCGCAAATTTTAACGCGATTATGGGCAAGGCCCGTCCTGGCGACATGGGTTTTGATGTGGTCCATCTGAATTTGCATAAGACTTTCGCGACTCCGCACGGCGGAGGCGGACCAGGCAGCGGTCCGGTGGTGGCGAATGAACGCCTGTTGCCGTATCTTCCTGTTCCCCGTGTCGCCAGGGAAGGAAGCCAGTATCGCTGGATTACTGAAAAGGACTGCCCTGAAACCATCGGCCGATTGTCGGCGTTCATGGGAAATGCAGGCATACTTCTGCGCGCTTATTTTTACGCGCGATTATTAGGCAAGGAAGGGTTGCAGCGAGTGTCCGAATTTGCAACTTTGAATGCCAATTACCTGATGGCCCGGTTGACCGCGGCGGGTTTTACTGCCGCTTATCCCGACCGCCGCGCCAGCCATGAGTTCATCATCACCATGAAGAATGAAGCCAAGACTATGCATATCACTGCCTTGGATGTGGCAAAACGGCTGCTGGATTACGGGTTTCACGCTCCCACCATGTACTTCCCTCTGCTCGTGCCTGAATGTCTGTTGATTGAGCCGACAGAAACCGAAACCAGGGAAATCCTGGACGCTTTCGCGGACGCCATGATTCAAATCATGCAAGAAGCAAAACAAGATCCGTCCGTATTGAAAAATGCGCCTCACACTCTTCCGGTGAAACGCCTGGATGATGTGAGGGCTGCGCGTGAACTCGATCTGGTTTATAAGGAATAGAGGTCTAATTTCGGGATATATTTCCAGGCGGAACG contains these protein-coding regions:
- the gcvPB gene encoding aminomethyl-transferring glycine dehydrogenase subunit GcvPB; the encoded protein is MSGLIFEKSRSGRGAKAQWPTHSELACDDIPASILRADPPALPETSELQVVRHYTNLSKKNFSIDTHFYPLGSCTMKYNPRGVHRIASMDGFLNHHPLSLEENSQGFMACVYELQEILKAVTGMKGAALSPMAGAQGEFAGVAMIHAYHRARNDLERDEILVPDAAHGTNPASAVQCGYKVREIPTGPDGNVDIEALKAAVGPKTAGIMLTNPSTLGVFEEKIEEIAKIIHQAGGLLYYDGANFNAIMGKARPGDMGFDVVHLNLHKTFATPHGGGGPGSGPVVANERLLPYLPVPRVAREGSQYRWITEKDCPETIGRLSAFMGNAGILLRAYFYARLLGKEGLQRVSEFATLNANYLMARLTAAGFTAAYPDRRASHEFIITMKNEAKTMHITALDVAKRLLDYGFHAPTMYFPLLVPECLLIEPTETETREILDAFADAMIQIMQEAKQDPSVLKNAPHTLPVKRLDDVRAARELDLVYKE
- the gcvPA gene encoding aminomethyl-transferring glycine dehydrogenase subunit GcvPA, which produces MPFIPHTEQDVREMLDTIGIQKLETLFDEIPDSLRKASLEGIPSGISEMELGRLMRERAQQDGGMTCFIGAGAYEHHIPAAVWDVAARGEFYTAYTPYQAEASQGSLQLIYEYQTMMANLMALEVSNASLYDGASALAEAILMAVRLGSKKHKTSILLPRSIHPHYREAAQTIVGQQNIKLIEVPYHKDTGRIEMNTLDTLLNDDVAAFVIPQPNFFGALEEVDELTDWAREKEILSIAAVNPMAMALLKPPGQWGREGVDIACGEGQPLGIPMASGGPYYGILCAKKAHVRQMPGRIVGRTVDVEGKSGYVLTMQAREQHIRRAKATSNICTNQGLMVTASTIYMSLMGPQGLLRTAALCHERTRELKQELTAIPGVEAVFRAPFFNEIVVRLNKPVEQMLKELAARKIQGGYALGQKYPELSDCLLICATETKTTDDIKLFAKHLRDVLEGRKLACPA
- the gcvH gene encoding glycine cleavage system protein GcvH — translated: MSNIPQKLQYTKTHEWVRKDEEYLTIGITDHAQTMLGDLVYVELPEVESSFDGGQECAVVESVKAAADIYCPISGEVVEVNEAVIENPQLINEDPYGKGWLIRVRPHDQVLAALLSADEYSKVVASEAH
- the gcvT gene encoding glycine cleavage system aminomethyltransferase GcvT, which encodes MAKRTPFYDLHLKANAKMVDFAGWDMPLHYGSQIQEHHQVRQHAGMFDVSHMGVVDLRGTGVQDYLRKLLANNIDRLVEGKALYTCMLKESGGVIDDLIVYKISHDLYRVVINAGTREKDLAWMRMQAGSFDVALTDRADLAMLAIQGPEVKDKIAQLFPPEQLDAIRSLKPFTFVVFNDWFVARTGYTGEDGYELILPAVSAADLWQACIAAGIAPCGLGARDTLRLEAGLNLYGSDMDESVTPLESNLAWTVVMEPKSREFIGRQALEKQSEQGLRQRLVGLVLDGPGVIRNHQKVIVAGNGVGEVTSGGYSPTLEKSIALARVPVETGPQCFVEIRNKQVPALVIKPPFVRHGKKVF